The window TGTAATACTCCTTAATAGAAGACGGAGATTTCATATACTTGTAGTTTCTGGAAAATGcgcaaaaatatatatcaatagtTGTATTGAAAtgatgtattttttttaacttaattttttttttttttttttttttttttttacttgtAAAATTTCTCTATCGTATTGAATGGCTCCAAAGTTGTCAAATTGGTCATGTACTGGTCATAAGATTTTCGATTGTCTTTGTCAAATGAAAACGCCCATGAATTTtgcaaatatttttcattctgaaaaaataaagaaagaaTACCACACATAAAGTTagaatatattattagataAAGACAATCattattttacataaataCACTCAAAATTATGCACATGTATAACTTCATTTCACATTCCAATTtaattaacttttttttatttgctcaaatttaaaattattattttatagttTACTTTGttctttgtttttttatttcctcccttttttgaatttattttattttttttcttagtATTAATCTCATTATTTTCCAAATTGCTTGAAATATTTTCTCCCCCGTTATTTTGCTTTTTGTTTCCATCAACATTAACATTGTTTTCGCTTTTTTTATGAATCTCATTTTTGCCCTTTTCGAGTTCATggttattattactattgctATTACTTGATCCGCTAGTTTTGTCTGATTTATtgttactttttttttttgaattatctttatattttttcttaactTCGGTATCGTTATATTCAATTAATTTTtcactatttatataactaCTATTACTAGTGATATTAGTGCTATCAATACTAATATTGCTCATTAATgtttcattaattttatcgctACATTGGTCTTTTCCGTTAcactttattttgtttattttttttttatttgacaAACTTGTATCACTTTGGCTATTTCCGCTTAAATTACACTTGTCATTACCAATATTCAAATTTTCTTGAATGCAATTATTATCTccttttgtatttttttttttattcttaaaaaataattttgtttttattctactattttttatatcttcattATTTGGGGGGGTATTATTAATTTCGATGTTGCTACACAAATCGatacttttattttcatctttttcaatcttaatataatttatatcgTTAATACATTCCGAAtttttcgtcattttttttaaattcataaaTAATAGTATATAGCTAAATTGGactagtatatatatatatataagtatacATAATGTgaattatgtat is drawn from Plasmodium yoelii strain 17X genome assembly, chromosome: 2 and contains these coding sequences:
- a CDS encoding eukaryotic translation initiation factor 4E, putative; the protein is MTKNSECINDINYIKIEKDENKSIDLCSNIEINNTPPNNEDIKNSRIKTKLFFKNKKKNTKGDNNCIQENLNIGNDKCNLSGNSQSDTSLSNKKKINKIKCNGKDQCSDKINETLMSNISIDSTNITSNSSYINSEKLIEYNDTEVKKKYKDNSKKKSNNKSDKTSGSSNSNSNNNHELEKGKNEIHKKSENNVNVDGNKKQNNGGENISSNLENNEINTKKKNKINSKKGGNKKTKNKNEKYLQNSWAFSFDKDNRKSYDQYMTNLTTLEPFNTIEKFYKNYKYMKSPSSIKEYYNIYLFKQSFKPLYEEYSNGFICIIKDANNFKNNTADLIWEKMVLLSIGEEFNLVDLSGIQLCIRENEIFFKIWMKNYSSYLKNILTKRLSELLDLPLNVSFVIKTLSNTYFNRKNGNIKDKTEKGKKHIKNKSSEYSSKRENLNKIKPHGHIINFPPYNLLGNHNIYKNNIDMSLYYLYNNHNMGNNPYLYYPLNIPNYYHNGYPEYIYNYNLPINGENIKFMTPDIYIENKFVNSQTNGITFTEKKKKI